From Oreochromis niloticus isolate F11D_XX linkage group LG14, O_niloticus_UMD_NMBU, whole genome shotgun sequence, one genomic window encodes:
- the LOC109194398 gene encoding tubulin alpha chain-like, with protein sequence MRECISIHVGQAGVQIGNACWELYCLEHGIQPDGQMPSDKTIGGGDDSFNTFFSETGAGKHIPRAVFVDLEPTVIDEVRTGTYRQLFHPEQLITGKEDAANNYARGHYTIGKEIIDLVLDRVHKLADQCTGLQGFLVFRSFGGGTGSGFTSLLMERLSVDYGKKSKLEFSIYPAPQVSTAVVEPYNSILTTHTTLEHSDCAFMVDNEAIYDICRRNLDIERPSYTNLNRLISQIVSSITASLRFDGALNVDLTEFQTNLVPYPRIHFPLATYAPVISAEKAYHEQLTVSEITNACFEPANQMVKCDPRHGKYMACCLLYRGDVVPKDVNAAIAAIKTKRTIQFVDWCPTGFKVGINYQPPTVVPGGDLAKVQRAVCMLSNTTAIAEAWARLDHKFDLMYAKRAFVHWYVGEGMEEGEFSEAREDMAALEKDYEEVGVDSVDGEGDEEGEE encoded by the exons ATG CGTGAATGCATCTCCATCCACGTTGGACAGGCTGGCGTCCAGATTGGGAATGCCTGCTGGGAGCTTTATTGCTTGGAACATGGCATTCAGCCAGACGGACAAATGCCCAGTGACAAGACCATCGGCGGAGGAGATGATTCCTTCAACACTTTTTTCAGTGAGACTGGAGCTGGAAAGCATATCCCTAGAGCTGTTTTTGTGGACCTTGAACCGACTGTGATCG ATGAGGTGCGGACTGGGACGTATCGCCAGCTGTTCCACCCTGAGCAGCTGATCACTGGCAAGGAGGATGCAGCTAACAATTATGCCCGTGGACACTATACCATCGGCAAAGAGATTATTGATCTTGTTCTGGACAGGGTCCACAAACTG GCTGACCAGTGCACTGGTCTTCAGGGCTTCCTGGTGTTCCGCAGCTTCGGCGGTGGGACCGGCTCTGGTTTCACCTCCCTGCTGATGGAGCGCCTTTCTGTCGACTACGGCAAGAAGTCAAAGCTGGAGTTTTCCATCTACCCAGCTCCCCAAGTGTCCACCGCTGTGGTTGAGCCCTACAACTCCATCCTGACCACCCACACCACCCTAGAGCACTCTGACTGTGCCTTCATGGTAGATAACGAGGCAATCTATGACATCTGCCGTAGGAACCTCGATATCGAGCGTCCTAGCTACACCAACCTGAACAGGTTGATCAGCCAGATTGTGTCCTCCATCACTGCTTCGCTCCGCTTCGATGGTGCCCTCAATGTTGATCTGACAGAGTTCCAGACCAACTTAGTGCCCTACCCTCGTATTCACTTCCCCCTGGCCACATACGCCCCCGTCATCTCTGCAGAGAAAGCTTATCACGAGCAGTTAACTGTTTCAGAAATCACAAATGCTTGCTTCGAGCCAGCCAATCAGATGGTGAAATGTGACCCTCGCCACGGCAAGTATATGGCCTGCTGCCTTTTGTACCGTGGCGATGTGGTGCCCAAAGATGTCAACGCTGCCATTGCTGCCATTAAAACCAAGCGCACCATCCAGTTCGTGGACTGGTGCCCCACCGGTTTCAAGGTCGGCATCAACTACCAGCCACCCACTGTGGTTCCTGGTGGAGACCTGGCCAAGGTACAGAGGGCTGTGTGTATGCTGAGTAACACCACCGCCATCGCTGAGGCCTGGGCACGACTTGACCACAAGTTTGACTTGATGTACGCCAAGCGTGCATTTGTTCACTGGTATGTGGGTGAGGGAATGGAGGAGGGTGAGTTTTCTGAGGCTAGGGAGGACATGGCAGCTCTAGAGAAGGATTATGAAGAGGTTGGAGTTGACTCTGTTGATGGTGAGGGAGATGAAGAAGGTGAAGAGTAG